aatttggcatttttgattaattgcttaaagtgctttaaatgtatataacaaactttttaaattcaattttgaaaataattttgtataatatacattgtttgtattttggtttttgtgtatGATAAAAAAcgtgtaaaataaaataagaatctCAAATTAGGAAAATTATGTTGTACAAGTTTTGCACTTGTATTTCACAATAAGTTCTTAAAATCTTGAAATCATTAACGATATAGTTGAAAAACTTAACCTGCAGCTTGTGCCAAAATGTTTGTTGCATAGTGTTCAACAAAATACGCGATGATTGTCGCCATTTTGCTGCACGATAAGCGATCTTCTTTTTATGGTCTATGGTCAGACCTTGGTGGTTAGATCGAGTGCGTTTGAGGTGGCCAATTTGACACTCAGATTTGGTGGCGAATCCAAGCGCAGACGCTTTGAGGCATTCGAGGCATTTGATTCCTGGATGAGTTCATTCAGTTTGCGTTTAATGTTATCGCTTGCCTCGTTATCACTggtgttgctattgttgttgttgttgttattattgttgttgttattgttgttgttgttgagcttGTGAGATTGCTCAATGCTGGTCTTGACCGTCTCCGATGTGCTGTTATCCTCGAGCTCTGGTTGCGCTgcttcctcctcttcctcctcctcctctggCTCTGTCTCTTTCCCCTTCTGCTCTTCCTCCTCGTCAGGTGTGTTAACCTTGTGACTTTCTGACGCTGCCTCATTGTCACTATAGAGCTCAGTGTCGACATCCtgacaactgctgctgctggccgaGCTGCCCGTCGTCTTCATGCTCAGATCTATGGGATTATCCTGTGCTGCGCTCTGCACATGCAACGGCTCCGGCTCAAGTTGCTCCTccgcctgttgctgctgctgttgcgctgGCGAACGTGGCGGCGTCATGGACACCACCAgatcctcctcatcctcctcgtCCACATCGTGTTCTTCCTCCTCCGCGGCCTTATCACTGCGTCTCTCATGCTCCTCATCATCCTCCGGGTCGCCGTTGCTCTGTCGGCTCTTTACACGATCGCGCCCACTCTCCGAATTGGGCGTGACAAGTGCCGAGATGGAGTAATCCTGCTTGCTGTGCGGCGGCAGCTTGGTGGCCAACGGCGGCGGACTGTGCTGCTGCGACTTGAGCACTGCATCCAGATAGAAACGCTTGGTTAACTCATCAGCAGCACTCGAGgccgtcgtcatcgtcgtcgtcttgcCGCCGTTGGGCATTaggtgattgttgttgttgttggtgtgatTGGGACTAATTGCAGCGGCCTCTTCTTTGTGGCCTGCAAACGGCgatgtggcatgcaactgcGGCCCAAAGCGTTGCCCGCTcgcattgctgctgttgaagaGATGTTGCaccgcagcagccgcaaccgctgcctgctgctgctcgggCGTCGGCTTGAGCAGGCTCTGGTGGTGGGAGTAGAGCGCAGGATGGTAGCCGGGGAAGAGCAGATGTGAGGGTGGCAAAAAGGCGGGCGGCGGCATCACTGGCATCGAGGCAAGCCCGGGGAACGGCAACGGCAAGAATGGCGCCAGATCCTTGCGCAACTGTTGTGGCGGTCGTCCAGGAGCTGTGCCACCACCAGTTGCCTGCTGGCCACCAGCTGCTGCATCGCCTGCTGCACCAACGCCTGTGGCATTGTGCTTGCCACCACCAAGCTGCAACAGCGAGTTGCCACGCACGCTGCTCACCTCAACGGAGCTGTCGGAGTTGTGGGAATCGGGTGAACTCACCGATGGCGAGGCCACCAGCGAAGGATGCTTAATGCCCCCATAGTCCCCACTCCCGTCCAGTCCCAGCATCATCAGCTCCTCCTTGCTGCGTGGCGGCCCCGCTGCATACAATCCCGGATAGCCGCCCGTTGCATGCCCCAGCATACCGAgtgcggcagctgctgccgacGGCGTTGGCACGCCACCCATCGACTTCACACATCCATTGGCTGTGGCACTTCCAGCACCGCCAAGTCCCGCGCTGCCTGCGCCTCCCGCCTGCTGGCTGTTGTGATGCGCCGCCATTGCAGCCaccgcctgctgctgctgctcctgcagCAGACAGTGGATCTTGAACCAGTTGGAGCGGCGGCCGTAGCGTGAGCCGCTCTTCGACATGCCCACCATGAGGCACTTCTTCAGGCGACACGCTTTGCACGCGGTGCGGTTCTTCTTGTTGATGATGCATTCGCCGTTGTTCTTGCAGTCCGAAATCGAGGACAGATTGTTGTACGAGCGGCCGAAGAAGGACTGAAAGTGAAAGAGGGGGAGAAAATGGGGAAGATTTAGTATATATTGGTTGTGGATGAGgtaaacttaataataatattatgacAAGGCTTGTGATAAAAGAATAATTCCTCTTTTCATATGTATCTCAacaattatgtacatatatgtatgattTTAAACATGCATGTAGAATGCTCCCAATATCTGAACATAAAGATTTATTATGGAAATACTGATACTGAAAATAGACGTTTCATATAAAAAGATATTATTAATTACTAATGACTGATGAATGCTTAgataaaaatatgtgaaaactCAATGTGTTGGAATTATtagaaaatctggtatattttgttctcttcggtgtattttaaatatcgtGGTAtgctattatttaaaatactgtaGTATATGCTACACAtaataagttattattaataactaCTGACTCATGGAAgttcagaaaaaaaaagctaaatgTTAGTTTATAAGACAATCTGGAAAATTGTTTGAcacctatggtatattttcattgtcgTGGTATTCTATTATaagcattttttataaattttagtattatttcggtatattagtTTCGAGTATTTGAACGAtctttaaattatgcaataattaaaataatttcctcataaaagtatatactaaattatttaagtattaaagAAACttgcttaaatttaaagctacaTTTATTGTGAATTGCaaataaacttattttcagttttgaaAATTCTGTAAGTCATACCGTAAAAAAAATCCACAAAGAATATTAAAgaactatttttgtattaataataaCGCTTTTAAGTTTGTTGCACTTTTATAGTTTTTCTCTGCGTACTCAAGTCCTTGTTGATCACACTTTTAACACCTGCTGATTGATGTTGAATTGCTTGGCTCAACACTGggcaaaaaaaagatttgGCATTTGATCTGCACTTGAGTGCATTCACTCATGCACTCACGCACTCAACTGCAGCGCGCTGCACTCATCTCTCAATTACAACTTGAGGTGAAGTATCCTTTTAGCCTTAGACCATTGTTGACATGCTGCTTCTGGCAACTATGCGATCTATTTGTTCAATCATTGATCCATTGTTGCTTTACTTTCAACTCGACTGTAAAAGTATTTGCAAAGATTTCCTTCAGCAATAGAGGGCGCCACTAGTTAGAGCAAAGATACTCAAAATCGATGCGATATGCGAGTAACATAGATTGAAGTTCAAGCTCTCTCAAAGTTTGGCTGCCATGATGTCATTCAATACACAAATATCTCATTAAATTTTCTGATGATTCatcagcaactgttgctgcttgctgctcttcgacaacaacaacatggaaCATGCACCATCCACCTACACCATTAACCGTTGGCTGGGGCACAATCAATtgcaacaaagcaaacaaacaatttaattcaatgcGGCACGAAAATGACTACAAcatgttgccgttgctgttgctctcgcTGTTGCTGAGAGACGTCGCAGCATGTTGCAAAGGTTATAGGCTGTGCAACACTTATGCCAACTTGCAATGTTGGCCGTAAATCACCGCGCAGCGCTGCAATCAAGTTGGCGTATGGAcaatagacagacagactgttGGGCAGACAGTCATGTCTGTCAGTATTCagtcagctgcagttgcagcctctgcttcaacttcaacttcggtttcggtttcggtttcagtttcagttcgagttctgttgtgtgttttgtgtttgtcgtAGGTGGAGTTCGACGacgaaacacaaaaacaatgcacaaAATCCACTTTTAAGGTTAATTGGGCATCAAGATTACTGGGtcggaaatggaaatggaggATACAACTACGAGTAGTAGAATATACAAactatagtatatgtatatggtgTGTAGACtttttgctgctcttctgCCGTCTACCTTCTGCCTTCTTCTTTaagttttcagtttcatttgaCAGAGCAGCAGAACCGGACGAAACATTTGCTAAGCACAATTTCAATGCGCCAAGGCGAAttcacttttgtttgcttaaccTCCTCTGTtgcgcttcgcttcgcttggCTTTTGGTGAATCTCTTCTTCTCGGAGGGCGTCAAATTAGTCGACCCACGCGATCGcgcacaaatcaaataatgtTGACCCACAAATTGTACGTTAGTTGACCTTTtccctcttcttcttcgtcttcttcttctactttcCCACCCCCATCGCAACAGGGCTGTCTAAAGTACTCGTGTTTAAATCAATTATGCATTTTGTGGAGCgctctttttctcttcttcttttgtattgttgtttaACTTTGACCTTAGCCTGAGGCGTTCTTTGTTGTCGTTTATCtctgtgctgttgttgctgttgttgttgtgcgatTGATATTGCTCGTAATGAACTCAACATTCCAGTTTGCTATGGCACCATTTACTCTACGGCTTTGTCACGATGCGCCGATGCGATTTATTATGGAATGCCAATAGCGATCGATAactattattcatattattgGCAGGGAGGCGCCGCAGCCTcgattattactattattattatgacgGTGCTTTTATTTGCGAAGCTATTCGATTTCTAGCCAGAAGtaacaaaccaacaaaaaatgattGGAAGCTGTGCCATCAATGCATTGATTTGATTAGTGAAACGATAGTAAAAGTTGGCAATCGGCAATTTTAAGTGCAGTAAATAAAtgcgatttaattaaaactttcgATAGTATGAATTGCGATCCATAAATTGTAATGTTACAATTTATGACAAACGAAAAAATGTTGATAACTGAAGCATAAATAACAGTTGTAGCAAGACACATATAAGTTATCgataatacttaaaattttgggtattaattaaatattttttaacgtGTGACATACAATCGCCAAATTTACTGCAATACTAAAAGATGTAATCGATTTTCTCAATAAAAAACGTCCAAAGAATGTTGATGAGGCCATTCGATAATTTCCATATATTTGTGCATCAACTGTAGCTGGCGCAATAAATATGATTAGTATCGATAGTCTCTACAACTCATGTACCAATACATTTTCTGTCTATACATCTTGATATGTAATTGAGTCTAGTGTGGATATCAAgtattaacattaaaatgtatattatctcatttttaaataatcaatcTTTAAACTCTTCTAAAAAGCCAACtatttattacatatattgATGATGCAGTTAATGTAAATTAGATTGTTCTTATATGTTTCTAATTTACCATTTAACattgatatattatagtaCTTCACTTTTTAATGAACCCTTTAAAACTTTGCTAAGAAAATTTTACTTTAGATTACTATCGGCAATACCGATAACTCGTTTATCGATTAGGCTTATGTAtcttagttttaaatttaacattcaGTAATAAACTGCTTAATTCATTCAAATATggataaatttatattattataatgtttaacaatattgtatttttaactAAACTATGTTAAAGAAAGTCAACTTTGGGTTACTATCGAAATTTCGAAATTTCGATAACTcattaataacttttaaataaagattCGATTGGCTACTCAATCTATACTTTACTTCTAATAAAATAGCATTCAACATCaaagtattaaaatgttaactaaaattcttcaaaataaaacaaatttgtgagCAACTTTTGGTACCACATGTCGTATGATCAATATGCTATGCACATTCTACGTGGCATGCACTCGCTAGAGGCATATCAGATTGAACCCTTTCAACTCACCTTACAACCTTCGCATGTGAATGCGCCGAAATGAAATCCAGCCGCCGGCTCTCCACAGACCTTGCACGTCTGATTCATCTGCGAGTacatgaaaagaaaaacggagcagaaaattgcaaatgaaaatacgTACATATAAGTAATAGCATACGAGTGTTAgtgtctatctctctcgctctcattgCGCGCAATAAAAGTAagagaaaaggaaaacaaaacgaaagcaataaattcataaaatttcaattaaaagcaaacagcaaatcaTGACACGAGCATCTATCGCTCTCCATCCCCAAATACGAATCCAAAACCAAATCCAATTGCAAAAGCTGAGAGAGAACTGAGAGCAAGTGCGCCGCTAGCAAAATTCACacgcattaaaaattaaaatgcaaacatagTTTGTCATATCGCAAAATTGgtatcaacaaaaaaacgaaaaaaaaaatggcaagtaaaaaggaaaaaaaaggcaaaacgaATGGAAATGGACAGCGTTTGGTGGTTGCCTTCCTTGCTTGGCTTTGGGTCTGGggcataataaaatatgaagatgaaatcaaatgaaaaattgccCCAGAGCAGCgcaggaagaaaaaaaaataaaaaaaacgagcGTGGCAGGCGAGCAAACAAGCAGCGTGTagagcatttgcatttatatggcctgttgcaagttgcaaacGCGATGCGACGTTTGCCCCTTGCCACCTTGcgcctgttgcctgttgcaaCATGCCTTGGCAATCTACGCTGCGAGTTCCTTTGAACTGTTCCAGGCAATAGGCGCACACAACTTGTGCTGCTACGAGCACTCGtcgtatatttgtttatttattgcgaGCGAAATGTTTATCAACAAATTGCcatcattgttgctgttgctgttaggTCGCCAgctttgtttggtttttatttattctaagTTTCAGGGAGGGGAGGGAGAGCCTTCGCCTTGTGCACTTGCAGCTTTAACTGGAGCAATGTTTTCttgacacgcacacacacacacacacacacatacaaagcaAAGGCCATGCCCGTGGGAGACTTGACTTGAGTTGTTGTGTTGACTGTGGCCAACCCAGATCAGGCAAACGTGTGGCATGCAGATATGCCACAAAGGAAATAAACATATTGTTGCGTCAGATCTTGCCCTCGCTTACGATATGCTTGACAATTTGCCAGCACAACTCCCTCCCAGAAGCTGACGATTGTATATGGTCAAAGAAGATACATTCAAGTTGCCAAATGTTAGACAAAACTTTGtgaaaatttttgattttaaatataatataaattatagctcatctttttaaaaattaaattaaaaaaattgcgTACTATATTTAtcaacatttctttttataaaatatgacattttttttagaaattaaaacaaaaattcaataaagcTCAGTTTATAAGACAAATCTTAGTACAACTttctgtataaatataaattaaattatagctttcttttaacttaaaattccaaaaataacgAATTTAAtacaacttttaatttgtaattttttaagatttaaaaacaaaaatgtaatcaaaaaTGTAGCtcagtttcaaaatttatttagaaaaaattTGACACatgtttttgaataaaaacaaaattttatataatactattaaaattattgttcaGTTTTAAGGtttttatgaataattatttgtaaaataaaaatgtagttaatgtttattgcttattattcaaacaagtaagaaagctacagtcgagtgtactcgactgtgagatacccgctacccattttgaataaaagtaatatattttgcggtattattctcaaaatataccaaatatactgcaaaaaatactaaaaatataccaaatggtatatgtggtatatcgatatagtaccgcattcaaaatataccatagacggcacaatataccagattttcagccaaagcaactcagacccctagtaagtaggcgtttttgcccatacaaaagtatttctttaattacttccacaatttttttctgatcgcaactaaattttcagggatcataactactatagttattactgtatataccaaaattcgtaactctagctttaaaattacgcttgttattcgatttttttgatttgcaggggcggaagtgggcgtggcaaaaatttgaaacaaacttgatctgcgtgcaaacataacaaatgctgtcgaaaaaaaattatagctctatctcttatagtctctgagatctaggtgctcatacggacagacggacagacggacggacggacagacggacagacggacatggctatatcgtctcggctgttgacgctgatcaagaatatatatactttatagggtcggagaagcctccttctacctgttacatacatttcctgtcggcacaaagttataatacccttctaccctatgggtagcgggtataaaaacttatcaacaaatttattgctatTGAGAAATCTTCATCTACATTTTGATTGCTTTATTAACATTTCATCAAAGATGTTAatgttcaaaaaatatttacagtaGTAATAAATTTtcgaataaatcaaaaaattgtaaatcaatatttttcaacTCATAATTAAGGATtgcagcaaaatatttttgtacatatataatatgaattacatatgtatttataaatgtgtacatgaaaattgtaaataatacaaatttcggaatatataagaaatatataattattgatttaaaattcttctctgcctcaaaatttaattaggttTAATTTGCGAATAAAtcatgaatttataaattataaatataggATTCTGCGTTTCCTAATCTTGTTTCGACATAGATTTTAAAGTCTTCAAATCTAGATTTTACTTTTAGAGTTAGCAAACACTCACATGtcaaacttttaattatatttaatttccgagtaaatttaaaaatcataaatcaatATGAATAGTTAAAACTCAGCAAGCATTGAACAATTCTTTAGTTCTcattataaagaaattattccAGCTGCTTTCAACAGGTGGCAGCTGAACAAAAACCAAAGCAGTCGACTGCGCTCAgctttagttttattattatttgttgttgttgttgttggagttgcTGGGATTTATGTTTTATAGCTGCAATTGCCCCACTGCCAATTGGCGGCAATAATTTTTCCCATCTGTCCAAACAATTGGCACATTACAAAGTAGAGAAAGCACATTCAACACATTCACTTTTGGCCAATCTGAGACAGACCTGCGAACCTGTGGTGGCCCCAAAAGAATGCACCACCGCTTCAGCCACCGccacagcaagagcaacagcaggagcagcagcagaccaAGTGGCGTACCAGCAATTGGCTTAGTTCGCTCAGTTCCTTTTGGCTTGTTTCGGTGCCTGTAAAACATGCTAATCTGATTTCGTGTTATGTGTTGAGTTTTGCTcgatcctcctcctccccctccccatccAAACAGCCGCCTCGATCGATCCTCGTCTCTGTCCCTGGCTCTGGCTTTaagagttgaagttggagtcgCTGTCGCGAGGTTCGAGAGCGTTGAGTTTGGGTaggaaataaattttgtacGTTTAGGTTTCATAAAGCGTCGTCGGGCGCGCTgtttgtggctgttgttgcttgggATTAATcgacaaataaaaatcacataaaataaattaaaaattatgagtTTCAAGTTTCAACAACTTGTGGATTGGCAGCagattttgtttgattttaaatcacaagcacaacaagaagaagaagaagcagtcGAAGAATACGAGAATCAGAAAGAATAATAACAAAGTTGCACAGCCTGCGATCAgcccccttccccctctctcttccAGTACGTCTGAGTCGCGTGAAATTTATGCAGACAATGTGCAatattaaaaagcaataaacatttattttacaacaGACACAACGACACATTCCACTTGCCAAAGAGCGAGCAAGATAGatgtgagagtgagagagagaacatagacagagagagagcgaaaaagaccgagagaaagagagagggaagataGCGTGTTCTGCATTGTAGCTTCTGCTGTTCGTTAGCTACACTTTGGAGATTAGCCGGCATTTGCCTGATTTACACACAATATACAACTCCCCATATATGAATAAGAATATAgctatatagaaaaatatatatagtgcATTCTATTGAATTTACGTACGTTACTTGAACTTGTTTGTGAGTCGTGTTAGAATTTGCTTCAAGTGTCAGCGAATGATTTGCGAGTTCGCTTTAATTTTAGTAATCAAAAAAATCCCCCAAAACGTGGGTTGACTGAATTGTACTATCGTTTGTAACTCTTTAACtcatttgttattgatttgattaactctttttatatattttgacagacatctcaaaaaaaaaaacatgtgaGAAAGCTGCAGTGATGTGTGTTCAACTGTGAGATGCCCTCtacaaattttgattaaaagcaaaacagtgcggtattatacttgaaaaatatactgaataatacCGTgcacatatttggtatatcaatcaTCATCGTTTCATATATCATGTTTGCTACTGgctcttaaaaataaaataagacttttcttaataaaaattaactggtactttataaatttgattatttaaattcataatttttatgcTAATGAAAATTAAGCAGCTATTCAcattaatacattttgtaagttattttaaatattattcaaaaatagaTATAAGATAATCGCTTGTAATCTCTAGTTTccaattataatttaagctTTAAGTTTTTATGGACCTTCATAATTTCGATAAACACtgctcaatttaaataaaataaaaattaggtttatttttaaactctGTCACTCAATTAAGTTCTGCTATGCGTGAataacaaatagaaaataaaagaagctCATTAAATGCCACTGTTTAAGCATATCATGTTTCATATTTATCGAATGacttcattaaaataaaagaagagaaagataccaacacaaaaaaataaaagaaaaaaacaaagaagcCCATTTGATCATCTTTTCAAGCGACCCACTAATTTGGGTACAGGTTTGCTTCCAAAATTTATAACTTGTTGCATAATTCTACGGAGCACACAGCTACCAAAATGTTGGAGCCACAATTAGTGGCTATTAAGTGAAAgtgttataaattaaatacacacacacagaagaagacaacaacaaattagctaaaaatatcaaatacaaaatactaaaaacaatgcaatttgaattttttatgcataataaaatactttttgctGTTAGTATTTTGCTAtccaatttgtttaatattttttttttatatttgttgcttctttctcattctctcgctgtgtttgtgtgcaatTTGTTAAGCAACCTCCGACCCGCTCTCCCCTCCTAAGCAAACATTTCACCCTCCTCCATCTTATTGTTTGAGCATATTGATGAGTTCGACTGCAATTCAGTTGTCCGCTTTGCTGTGTagccaatttattttaattagttggtatattttgcgctTAGTATGTTTAAGAAAAAGTACCccaataatgaaaacaaaacaagtttaTGGGAATACGCGACGTAGAAATTTGCTgtgatttacatttttgcgataatttcaattaagaaATTTGTCTGCATATTAAATGAACAAACTCTTGTtttcataaatcaaataacatACTGTGAGTATTTCTTGTTTAGAAGCATAAATCAATCTGATCTAGTTTCTAATTTATCtatatttacagggtatgcacaAATCAGTTGATCTGTTCAGTTCAGCGCAAATATTTCCCGCGTCGTCATCAAAACTGacagtacaaaaatatatttttggatcTTGTTGATTTTGTGTGTGATTAATTATAGCTgcttttagttgttgttgctgctgctgttgtgttatttgttgttaaccTTAAGTCAAGCTAAAATAGCAAgtagaatttttaatatttcatcgcatgcgatgatgatgatgatgatgcaatGGCATAAGATATATCAAAATTCGCGCTcattatgaatatgaaattattaaaaataattcagttaaacaaaaaaattaaaaattattatactatatatatgaatgGTAGATAAATTAAAGGCACGTTTACTCCAGTTTCATCGCAACGTCTCGCAGTTAAGCTAAGTGCCATTAACGTGGCCAAAAAAGCGCGCGCGcaaaaaaattatgataatTGCCCAACTTGACCTTGGCAGCATgtacaacaacatcaacagcaacaaaaacaacaatgtgaagcagctgccacaaatACGAGTACTCGCAATACCAAATGCGCTGCATGGCTAACAAATTGTGCACATCTCCTCCTCGAAGAGGGAAGAGATGGAGGAGGAGAACCCGACCAAGTGCTCGTCTCGCATTGTTTGCATGCAATtataatagcaacaaaaacaccaacaaccaaacaactacaacaacaacaataagaaacataatttaattaaaatgaaatcatgcACAAAGCAATTGCCTCGCTTTGTTCATTGTGCGCAAAATGCTCGAAACAAATTgttctagtttttttttgcctcttttttatacttttgcttttttgttgctgttgttgtaattttttattcatgaCTCGTCGACACTGAAGACGGCCGCACCATGTGTTGGTGTTGACTGCGGTTGTCTGTTGCCTTGTGacgaaaaatataaacaaaataaaaacgggTAAAAATTATAATCCATGATTTGCGTAGTGCAATCAAAACtaggtttttgtgtgtgcacagtgtggcaaaatattgtgtgtgctttgcttttctcATTTACAATGTACTTAGCTAAGGTCTAACTAACTAATTGTTATGCTAATGTTAATGCGACTTGTGCCAAGGGACAGTTGCTAATACGCTGTCTAAACGATTCTTAGAATGCAATCGACACGACGATTGTTTATGCGACTTAATGACCTCAAAAGGGTTGACACTGAAAGCCTAGCAGGTTTTGctttatacccactacccatagtGTATAAGGGcgttataactttgtgcaacAGATAGAAGGAGACATTTCATAATCTTATTTAGCGTCTACAATCGTAATCTATAGTCATGTCCatttgtccgtctgtccactTTCCCGtattcatataccaaatatataattcggtatattcttgaatattttagtataataaataggtttatttttataatcatAGACCatttttttgctcttcttattaaattgattgcaGGTGTCTCTccttttgatatacatatgaCCAAATATACcttacagtatatttttgtatggtatctcacagtcgagcacactcaactgtagctgaCTTACTTGTTTAATAGGGATTTACCagtgaatgaaattaaaagcgATTTATAGGTGCAGATCGCATCAATGTAACAATGTAACTGACTATCAATGTGAATAAtcgcatttaaataaagtattctTTTAATGAGGaagcaattcatttaaatctaaatattaaaaaacctGGCATATCAATTGCTGttctcattttcaatttcatcagcaagcaatttatgtatttcacatttttagcAACCTAAGGCATTGCTAGAAAGTGAGAAGTTGACAACTTAATTTCGATTTCTGAAAACACTTAAATCTATTGATAGTCCACATTGATTGCAACTTTCCCGTATgacatttaaaacatttggAAATCGgcttaaacacaaaaattatcaAAACGAGTTAGATCAACATttt
This is a stretch of genomic DNA from Drosophila albomicans strain 15112-1751.03 chromosome 3, ASM965048v2, whole genome shotgun sequence. It encodes these proteins:
- the LOC117570696 gene encoding knirps-related protein; the encoded protein is MMNQDNPYAMNQTCKVCGEPAAGFHFGAFTCEGCKSFFGRSYNNLSSISDCKNNGECIINKKNRTACKACRLKKCLMVGMSKSGSRYGRRSNWFKIHCLLQEQQQQAVAAMAAHHNSQQAGGAGSAGLGGAGSATANGCVKSMGGVPTPSAAAAALGMLGHATGGYPGLYAAGPPRSKEELMMLGLDGSGDYGGIKHPSLVASPSVSSPDSHNSDSSVEVSSVRGNSLLQLGGGKHNATGVGAAGDAAAGGQQATGGGTAPGRPPQQLRKDLAPFLPLPFPGLASMPVMPPPAFLPPSHLLFPGYHPALYSHHQSLLKPTPEQQQAAVAAAAVQHLFNSSNASGQRFGPQLHATSPFAGHKEEAAAISPNHTNNNNNHLMPNGGKTTTMTTASSAADELTKRFYLDAVLKSQQHSPPPLATKLPPHSKQDYSISALVTPNSESGRDRVKSRQSNGDPEDDEEHERRSDKAAEEEEHDVDEEDEEDLVVSMTPPRSPAQQQQQQAEEQLEPEPLHVQSAAQDNPIDLSMKTTGSSASSSSCQDVDTELYSDNEAASESHKVNTPDEEEEQKGKETEPEEEEEEEEAAQPELEDNSTSETVKTSIEQSHKLNNNNNNNNNNNNNNNNSNTSDNEASDNIKRKLNELIQESNASNASKRLRLDSPPNLSVKLATSNALDLTTKV